In Pseudoxanthomonas indica, the following are encoded in one genomic region:
- the tyrS gene encoding tyrosine--tRNA ligase — protein sequence MSSADALAQIGRGADEILKIEELQARLAQGRPLRVKAGFDPTAPDLHIGHTVLLNKMRQFQDLGHQVIFLIGDFTGMIGDPTGKNVTRKPLTREDVLANAQTYADQVFKVLDRTRTEVRFNSEWFGQMSAADMIKLAGQHTVARMLERDDFAKRYAGQQSIAIHEFLYPLVQGYDSVALNADVELGGTDQKFNLLMGRGLQEHFGQPPQIVLTMPLLEGLDGVQKMSKSLGNYIGISEPAIDIVTKTMKIGDELMWRWIDLLSFDISAEEARTLRSEIAAGQLNPRDLKLRLARELATRFHDASAAEQAVAGWHAVVTGEGDTSLLPVQEIAVPSDGLRIGALLTAAGITPSNSEAMRKFKERAIKVDGEVIEDAGRVFTAGFEGLLQVGKRNFARVRLVASGT from the coding sequence TTGTCTTCCGCTGATGCGCTTGCCCAGATCGGCCGTGGCGCCGACGAAATCCTGAAAATCGAAGAACTGCAGGCTCGCCTGGCCCAAGGCAGGCCGCTGCGGGTCAAGGCCGGCTTCGACCCTACCGCGCCCGACCTGCACATCGGCCATACCGTGCTGCTCAACAAGATGCGCCAGTTCCAGGACCTGGGACACCAGGTGATTTTCCTGATTGGCGACTTCACCGGGATGATCGGCGACCCGACCGGGAAAAACGTGACCCGCAAGCCGTTGACCCGTGAAGACGTGCTGGCCAACGCCCAGACTTATGCCGACCAGGTCTTCAAGGTGCTGGACCGGACCCGGACCGAGGTCCGCTTCAACTCGGAATGGTTTGGCCAGATGAGTGCCGCCGACATGATCAAGCTGGCTGGCCAGCACACGGTCGCGCGGATGCTCGAGCGCGATGACTTCGCCAAGCGCTACGCCGGACAACAATCCATCGCCATCCACGAATTCCTGTATCCGCTGGTGCAGGGATACGACTCCGTGGCCCTCAACGCAGACGTCGAGCTGGGCGGCACCGACCAGAAGTTCAATCTGCTGATGGGACGTGGCCTGCAGGAGCACTTCGGCCAGCCGCCACAAATCGTGCTGACCATGCCGCTGCTGGAGGGCCTCGATGGCGTGCAGAAGATGTCCAAATCGCTGGGCAATTACATCGGCATCAGCGAGCCAGCCATCGATATCGTCACCAAGACCATGAAGATTGGCGACGAGCTGATGTGGCGCTGGATTGATCTGCTGAGTTTCGACATCAGCGCCGAAGAGGCCAGGACCCTGCGCTCCGAAATCGCTGCGGGCCAGTTGAATCCGCGTGACCTCAAACTGCGGCTCGCGCGGGAACTGGCGACTCGCTTCCACGATGCGTCAGCAGCCGAGCAGGCGGTGGCCGGCTGGCATGCGGTAGTGACAGGTGAGGGCGATACCTCACTGTTGCCCGTGCAGGAGATTGCGGTCCCGTCCGATGGCCTGCGCATAGGCGCCTTGTTGACGGCGGCAGGCATTACGCCAAGTAATTCCGAGGCAATGCGCAAGTTCAAGGAACGCGCCATCAAGGTCGACGGTGAGGTCATCGAGGATGCCGGGCGCGTCTTCACGGCGGGTTTCGAGGGCCTTCTGCAAGTGGGCAAGCGCAACTTTGCGCGCGTCAGGCTTGTTGCATCAGGCACTTGA
- a CDS encoding M23 family metallopeptidase, whose protein sequence is MHNHGDGTRRKQRFQERLEVLRESTLHQRVKQHLPTGRWTRRHWIHASLFTTIGVMVATIVPGFSNAIQPQSAVDGRATLALSLPSLSQAQLEGVAGDSWQIVRVKPGQTLGAIFEELDIPAATMHVLLEDKEAKASLTRLKPGTELAFDLPVSGELRTLRYDRDPQHRIELSVEGDKVTERVIERETTTRTVVLSGKVGRSLNRSARKAGLTAANINSLTDDIFKYDIDFNSDLAPDDRFSVVVEQTWREGELISTSPVQAATFTVDGKLHSGFRFARPGGKPEYFTAAGRPLKKSFIRMPIPYARLSSKFGARRHPVLGSMRMHKGVDYAAGTGTPIMAAGDARVQFAGWQNGYGRVVILDHGRGHTTLYGHMSRLGKIKVGQRIAQGTVIGYVGSTGMATGPHLHYEFRVNGVHRNPLSVTMPPPEPLSGAQLASYRTYTANALARIRTVENIIYADVAPAVPTTEDKPATQVAAAPAKPAKSKAKKG, encoded by the coding sequence ATGCACAACCATGGGGACGGCACCCGCCGTAAGCAGCGCTTCCAGGAACGTTTGGAAGTCCTGCGTGAATCGACGCTCCATCAGCGCGTCAAACAGCACCTGCCCACGGGCCGGTGGACGCGCCGACATTGGATTCATGCCAGCCTCTTCACCACCATCGGCGTGATGGTGGCGACGATCGTGCCCGGTTTTTCCAATGCCATCCAGCCGCAGTCCGCCGTCGATGGACGCGCCACTCTGGCATTGAGCCTTCCAAGCCTGTCGCAGGCCCAGTTGGAAGGAGTTGCCGGCGACAGTTGGCAAATCGTGCGGGTCAAGCCGGGCCAGACGTTGGGCGCGATCTTCGAAGAACTCGATATCCCGGCAGCCACGATGCACGTGCTGCTGGAAGACAAGGAAGCCAAGGCCAGCCTGACCCGCCTGAAGCCGGGCACCGAACTGGCTTTCGATTTGCCGGTCAGCGGCGAACTGCGCACGCTGCGCTACGACCGGGACCCGCAGCACCGGATTGAACTGAGCGTCGAAGGTGACAAGGTCACCGAGCGCGTCATCGAGCGCGAGACCACCACGCGCACGGTGGTGCTCAGTGGCAAGGTGGGCCGCTCCCTCAATCGCTCGGCACGCAAGGCCGGACTGACGGCGGCCAACATCAATTCGCTGACCGATGACATCTTCAAGTACGACATCGACTTCAACTCCGACCTGGCGCCGGATGACCGTTTCAGCGTGGTGGTCGAGCAGACCTGGCGCGAAGGCGAGCTGATCAGCACCAGCCCCGTGCAGGCGGCGACCTTCACCGTGGACGGCAAGCTGCATTCGGGTTTCCGTTTCGCCCGTCCGGGTGGCAAGCCCGAGTACTTCACCGCCGCCGGCCGTCCGCTGAAGAAGAGCTTCATCCGCATGCCGATTCCGTATGCGCGCTTGAGCTCGAAGTTCGGCGCGCGTCGGCACCCTGTGCTGGGCAGCATGCGCATGCATAAGGGCGTGGATTACGCCGCCGGCACCGGCACCCCGATCATGGCGGCGGGCGATGCCCGCGTGCAGTTCGCCGGTTGGCAGAATGGCTACGGCCGCGTCGTGATTCTGGATCATGGCCGTGGACACACCACCTTGTACGGCCACATGTCGCGCTTGGGCAAAATCAAGGTCGGCCAGCGCATCGCACAGGGAACGGTAATTGGCTACGTCGGTTCCACCGGCATGGCGACTGGCCCGCACCTGCATTACGAATTCCGCGTCAACGGGGTGCATCGCAATCCGCTGTCGGTGACCATGCCGCCGCCCGAGCCGTTGTCCGGCGCGCAACTGGCCTCGTACCGCACGTATACGGCCAATGCCCTGGCGCGCATCCGTACGGTGGAGAACATCATCTACGCCGATGTGGCGCCCGCCGTGCCTACGACGGAAGACAAGCCGGCTACCCAGGTAGCGGCCGCGCCCGCCAAGCCAGCCAAGAGCAAGGCCAAGAAGGGCTGA
- a CDS encoding anhydro-N-acetylmuramic acid kinase, translating to MSQSQERATSLYLGLMSGTSADGIDAALVRFSEDAAPLRCELVMGRTFAWDAPTRQDLVSLGQAAHEPSLDALGRLDVRVALAFADASRRLLEEAGVNTDSVRAIGSHGQTIRHRPYGAPPFTWQIGDGNVIAEGTGIDTVADFRRRDVAAGGHGAPLMPAFHAALLHSPDEDRAVLNLGGIGNFTLLPAHGEVRGFDTGPANALMDAWCHQHTGHDFDAGGEFAATGTVDDALLARLLAEPWFAQPPPKSTGREQFHLAWLQPALSAHHAAADVQATLMELTAATVANALREHQPRTQRVLVCGGGVRNPRLLSRIAARLPEVVVESTASHGLDPDFVEAMGFAWLARETLAGRPGNLPSVTGARGYRVLGAIHRA from the coding sequence ATGTCGCAGTCGCAGGAACGCGCTACCTCGCTCTATCTGGGCCTGATGTCCGGCACCAGCGCCGATGGCATCGATGCCGCGCTCGTCCGATTCTCCGAAGATGCCGCGCCGCTGCGCTGCGAACTGGTAATGGGCCGGACCTTTGCCTGGGATGCTCCCACCAGGCAGGACCTGGTCAGCCTGGGCCAGGCGGCGCATGAGCCTTCGCTCGATGCCTTGGGTCGCCTGGACGTGCGGGTGGCCCTCGCGTTCGCCGACGCCAGCCGCCGCCTGCTCGAGGAAGCGGGCGTGAACACTGATTCGGTTCGCGCGATCGGTTCGCATGGACAGACGATTCGTCACCGCCCGTATGGCGCTCCCCCTTTCACCTGGCAGATCGGCGATGGCAACGTGATCGCCGAAGGCACCGGCATCGATACCGTTGCCGACTTCCGCCGTCGCGACGTCGCCGCCGGTGGCCACGGTGCGCCGCTGATGCCCGCCTTTCATGCGGCCTTGCTGCATTCGCCGGATGAAGATCGCGCGGTGCTCAATCTGGGCGGCATCGGCAATTTCACCCTGCTTCCTGCCCACGGCGAGGTACGCGGCTTTGATACCGGTCCGGCCAATGCCTTGATGGACGCCTGGTGCCATCAGCACACCGGCCATGACTTTGATGCGGGTGGCGAGTTCGCTGCCACTGGCACGGTGGATGATGCATTGTTGGCCCGCCTGCTCGCCGAACCATGGTTTGCGCAACCGCCGCCCAAAAGCACGGGTCGCGAGCAATTCCACCTGGCCTGGCTGCAGCCTGCGCTGAGTGCGCATCACGCAGCCGCCGATGTGCAGGCAACCTTGATGGAGCTGACCGCCGCCACCGTGGCCAACGCCTTGCGCGAGCACCAGCCACGCACGCAGCGCGTGCTGGTGTGTGGCGGAGGCGTCCGCAATCCGCGGTTGCTGTCGCGGATCGCCGCGCGTCTGCCGGAAGTGGTGGTGGAATCCACCGCGTCGCACGGCCTGGATCCGGATTTCGTCGAAGCCATGGGTTTCGCCTGGCTGGCAAGGGAAACCCTGGCTGGCCGGCCCGGCAACCTGCCCTCGGTCACCGGCGCGCGCGGCTACCGCGTGCTGGGTGCGATCCACCGCGCCTGA
- a CDS encoding AmpG family muropeptide MFS transporter, whose amino-acid sequence MSQPDLAAPPPRRRKPWQEVLLNLRQPKVLVMLLLGFASGMPIYLVGNTLGFWARKQGIELDTIGFLSWVGLAYSLKFLWAPLVDRSDAPLFGRWLGRRRGWMLLSQIVVALGLLGMAIVQPRGGHVLVFGYALEHLLVFGGLALLVAFASATQDIVIDAWRIESAEDSQQLGLLTSSSALGYRSALLVTDALILLIAAQVGWVGSYQIMAALLLVGVAATLMAREPARAVEAVSHQASALWTPRGLFDAILGPFVAFFREHRSAAVLILAAISVYRLADFVMGPMNNPFYVDLGLTEQTVGSVRSSVGLVASFAGIALAGMVAVRWGVMVALLVGAVLGPGSNLAFAYLAWHGPDTASFAWAMVIDNVAGGFAGTALIAYMSSLTSVGYTATQYALLSSFYALLGKMLKGLSGEAVEQLAVGRTLLDGYALFFVGTALIGIPVVILCLLLMRQERRRALVQAAPS is encoded by the coding sequence ATGAGCCAGCCCGATCTGGCCGCACCGCCACCGCGCCGGCGCAAGCCTTGGCAGGAGGTGCTGCTCAATCTGCGCCAACCCAAGGTATTGGTGATGTTGCTGCTCGGCTTTGCCTCGGGCATGCCGATCTATCTGGTCGGCAACACGCTGGGATTCTGGGCGCGCAAACAGGGCATCGAGCTGGACACGATCGGCTTCCTGTCCTGGGTGGGGTTGGCCTACTCGCTCAAGTTCCTGTGGGCGCCGCTCGTGGACAGGTCCGACGCGCCGCTGTTCGGCCGCTGGCTGGGACGCCGACGTGGCTGGATGCTGCTCTCGCAGATCGTGGTGGCCCTGGGTCTGCTGGGCATGGCCATCGTGCAGCCACGCGGGGGCCATGTGCTGGTGTTCGGCTACGCGCTGGAACACCTGCTGGTCTTTGGCGGGCTGGCCCTGCTGGTGGCGTTCGCATCAGCGACCCAGGACATCGTGATTGATGCCTGGCGCATCGAGAGTGCCGAGGATAGCCAGCAGTTGGGTTTGCTCACCTCTTCTTCTGCGCTGGGCTATCGCAGCGCATTGCTGGTGACCGACGCGCTGATCCTGCTGATCGCCGCGCAAGTGGGTTGGGTGGGGTCCTACCAGATCATGGCGGCACTGCTGCTGGTCGGCGTGGCGGCGACGCTGATGGCGCGCGAGCCCGCCCGTGCGGTGGAAGCGGTCTCGCACCAGGCCAGCGCGCTATGGACGCCGCGCGGCTTGTTCGACGCCATCCTGGGGCCGTTCGTGGCCTTCTTCCGCGAGCATCGCAGCGCGGCGGTGCTGATCCTGGCGGCCATCAGTGTCTATCGCCTGGCCGACTTCGTGATGGGGCCGATGAACAACCCCTTCTATGTGGATCTGGGCTTGACCGAGCAAACCGTGGGTTCGGTGCGCAGCTCGGTCGGCCTGGTCGCCTCCTTCGCCGGTATCGCTTTGGCCGGCATGGTGGCAGTGCGTTGGGGGGTGATGGTGGCCTTGCTGGTGGGCGCCGTGCTCGGCCCGGGCTCCAACCTGGCCTTTGCCTACCTGGCTTGGCACGGGCCTGACACTGCCAGCTTCGCCTGGGCGATGGTCATCGACAACGTGGCGGGGGGCTTTGCCGGCACAGCCCTCATCGCCTACATGTCCAGCCTGACCAGCGTGGGCTATACGGCGACCCAGTACGCCCTGCTCAGTTCGTTCTACGCACTGCTGGGCAAGATGCTGAAGGGGCTGTCGGGCGAGGCGGTCGAGCAGCTGGCGGTCGGGCGCACCCTGCTGGATGGCTATGCGCTGTTCTTTGTCGGCACCGCCTTGATTGGTATCCCGGTCGTCATCCTGTGCCTGCTGCTTATGCGGCAGGAGCGACGGCGCGCGCTGGTGCAGGCGGCGCCTTCCTGA
- a CDS encoding exodeoxyribonuclease III, with product MRIISFNANGLRSAANKGFFEWFGQQQADVLCVQETKAQEHQLAGPAFLPEGYKAWFRDASTKKGYSGVAIYSKREPDELRTALGWAEFDEEGRYLEARYGNLSVVSFYIPSGSSGELRQGFKFQVMDWLAPILDEWRRSGRDYVLCGDWNIVRSRLDIKNWTSNQKNSGCLPAERDWLNGMCVEQSGWVDAYRALHPEGQDYTWWSNRGGARANNVGWRIDYQFVTPSLLDRLRGCSIYRDSWFSDHAPFTVDYA from the coding sequence ATGCGCATCATCAGTTTCAACGCCAACGGACTTCGATCAGCCGCCAACAAGGGATTCTTCGAATGGTTCGGCCAGCAGCAGGCCGACGTGCTCTGCGTGCAGGAGACCAAGGCCCAGGAGCACCAGCTGGCCGGCCCGGCCTTCCTGCCGGAGGGTTACAAGGCCTGGTTCCGCGACGCCAGCACCAAGAAGGGTTACAGCGGCGTGGCCATCTACAGCAAGCGCGAGCCGGACGAACTGCGCACCGCGTTGGGCTGGGCCGAATTCGATGAAGAAGGCCGCTATCTGGAAGCACGCTACGGCAACCTGAGCGTGGTCTCGTTCTACATCCCGTCCGGTTCCTCGGGCGAGTTGCGCCAGGGCTTCAAGTTCCAGGTGATGGACTGGTTGGCGCCGATCCTGGACGAGTGGCGGCGCAGTGGTCGTGACTACGTGCTGTGCGGTGACTGGAACATCGTGCGCAGCCGCCTGGACATCAAGAACTGGACCAGCAACCAGAAGAATTCCGGCTGCCTGCCGGCCGAGCGCGACTGGTTGAACGGCATGTGCGTGGAGCAGAGCGGTTGGGTCGATGCTTATCGCGCGCTGCATCCGGAAGGCCAGGACTACACCTGGTGGAGCAACCGCGGCGGCGCCCGCGCCAACAATGTGGGGTGGCGCATCGACTACCAGTTCGTCACGCCTTCGCTGCTGGATCGCCTGCGCGGGTGTTCGATCTACCGTGACAGCTGGTTCTCCGACCATGCGCCCTTCACGGTGGATTACGCCTGA
- the pyrE gene encoding orotate phosphoribosyltransferase produces the protein MSDHRARFLQLALHAQALRFGEFTLKSGRLSPYFFNAGRFDSGACLAELAACYADAIEAAGLRFDLLFGPAYKGIPLATALGCEFARRGRDIPLAFNRKEAKDHGEGGLLIGAPLDGREVLIVDDVITAGTAIREALALIRAGGGRPAGIVVALDRQEVLGEGESRQSAAQAVASDTGVPVVAVASLHDLLDFAGESADLVHHRDRLLAYRARYGSGSPE, from the coding sequence ATGTCCGACCATCGCGCCCGCTTCCTCCAATTGGCCTTGCACGCACAGGCCCTGCGCTTCGGCGAGTTCACCCTCAAGTCGGGCCGGCTCAGTCCGTACTTCTTCAATGCCGGGCGTTTCGACAGTGGCGCATGCCTGGCCGAACTGGCCGCCTGCTACGCCGATGCGATCGAGGCGGCGGGCCTGCGTTTTGATCTGCTGTTCGGTCCGGCCTACAAGGGCATCCCCCTGGCGACCGCACTGGGCTGCGAATTCGCGCGCCGCGGTCGCGACATCCCGCTGGCGTTCAACCGCAAGGAAGCCAAGGACCATGGCGAAGGTGGCCTGCTGATCGGCGCGCCGCTGGATGGCCGCGAGGTGCTGATCGTGGATGACGTCATTACCGCCGGCACCGCGATCCGCGAGGCGCTGGCGCTGATCCGCGCCGGCGGCGGCCGACCGGCCGGCATCGTGGTGGCGCTGGACCGGCAGGAGGTGCTGGGCGAGGGCGAATCCCGGCAATCGGCGGCGCAGGCCGTGGCCAGCGATACCGGTGTGCCGGTGGTCGCGGTCGCCAGCCTGCACGACCTGCTTGATTTCGCCGGCGAAAGCGCCGACCTTGTCCATCACCGTGATCGCCTGCTCGCCTATCGGGCGCGCTATGGCAGCGGTTCACCGGAATGA
- a CDS encoding phosphomannomutase/phosphoglucomutase has product MSKAIEGDKRAPAANPGRALLWLAVLCVLLAVWFGWNGVRQWRDDQRLEALQRSRDNVVAVVQSAHARQAAQLSQRAALPEVAAALAGGDTAAVTRAIEHGWAGVEAVEVLPVDLEAAYAEPGKFGYSKLALLEAAQQDQAVAARVVRDGAKARFGLAKATPQGLIYVRLPLNLLSAGFDAAPLPDGTYLALRQGSYNVGERGPTSLAEGAEVLAHAIGKTGLRVAAAAPDKEPGPAGLGAINCIIVAVLALILGVLALVAARGGMRVPRLTKRSQDAATHDEPTLGQALERDPLPVAPRAPSTGSANSASASERKPVEVDPGIFRAYDIRGIVGTNLDASVAEAIGQAIGSVMQAQDLSDIVVGRDGRLSGPELADGLIRGLRRAGRNVIDIGMVPTPVAYFAAYHLHVGSSVAVTGSHNPPDYNGFKIVVGGETLSGDAITELYERIRDARLHEGVVPGSVQQRDVAADYVQRIADDVQLDRPLKVVVDAGNGVAGDFAPRLLESIGAEVIPLYCDVDGTFPNHHPDPSEPHNLEDLIQTVKRFDADLGLAFDGDGDRLGVVTAQGEIIFPDRLLMLFAADVLERNPGAMIIYDVKCTGKLQGWVLRHGGTPMMWKTGHSLIKAKMRETSAELAGEMSGHFFFQERWFGFDDGMYAAARLLEILALRAETPTQVLNALPDGIATPEIKVPVEAETPHAVVQRFVETARFEGARLSTIDGLRADWEDGWGLVRASNTTPVLVLRFEADNEAALERIKTQFRAHLSLVAPELTPTF; this is encoded by the coding sequence ATGAGCAAAGCAATCGAAGGCGACAAGCGCGCGCCAGCCGCCAACCCGGGCCGCGCCTTGCTCTGGCTGGCGGTCCTGTGCGTGCTGCTGGCGGTCTGGTTTGGCTGGAACGGCGTGCGCCAATGGCGCGATGACCAGCGTCTGGAAGCCTTGCAGCGCAGCCGCGACAACGTGGTCGCCGTGGTCCAGTCGGCGCATGCGCGGCAAGCGGCGCAGCTGAGCCAGCGCGCCGCCCTGCCGGAAGTCGCAGCGGCGTTGGCCGGCGGCGATACCGCGGCGGTGACGCGCGCCATCGAACACGGCTGGGCCGGGGTGGAAGCGGTCGAAGTGCTGCCGGTCGATCTGGAAGCGGCCTACGCCGAGCCGGGCAAGTTCGGCTACAGCAAGCTGGCCTTGCTGGAGGCGGCGCAGCAGGACCAGGCCGTCGCCGCGCGGGTGGTGCGCGATGGCGCGAAGGCGCGCTTTGGCCTGGCCAAGGCCACGCCGCAGGGCCTGATCTACGTGCGCCTGCCCTTGAACCTGCTCAGCGCCGGCTTTGACGCCGCGCCTTTGCCGGATGGCACCTATCTGGCCTTGCGCCAGGGCAGTTACAACGTGGGCGAGCGCGGTCCGACTTCGCTGGCTGAGGGCGCCGAGGTGCTGGCGCATGCCATTGGCAAGACCGGCCTGCGCGTTGCCGCGGCGGCGCCCGACAAGGAGCCCGGCCCGGCCGGCCTGGGCGCCATCAACTGCATCATCGTGGCCGTGCTGGCGCTGATCCTGGGCGTGCTGGCACTGGTGGCCGCACGCGGCGGCATGCGGGTACCGCGCTTGACCAAGCGATCGCAGGATGCCGCCACGCATGACGAACCCACCCTGGGCCAGGCGCTGGAGCGGGATCCGCTGCCGGTGGCGCCGCGTGCGCCCAGCACCGGATCGGCGAACTCCGCCAGCGCCAGTGAGCGCAAGCCGGTGGAAGTGGATCCGGGCATCTTCCGGGCCTACGACATCCGCGGCATCGTCGGCACCAACCTGGATGCCTCCGTCGCCGAAGCCATCGGCCAGGCGATTGGCAGCGTCATGCAGGCCCAGGACCTGAGCGACATCGTGGTCGGACGCGACGGTCGCCTGTCGGGGCCGGAACTGGCCGACGGCCTGATCCGCGGTCTGCGCCGGGCCGGTCGCAATGTCATCGACATCGGCATGGTGCCTACACCGGTGGCCTACTTCGCCGCGTATCACCTGCACGTGGGCAGCAGCGTGGCGGTGACCGGCAGCCACAATCCGCCGGACTACAACGGCTTCAAAATCGTGGTGGGCGGCGAGACGTTGTCGGGCGACGCCATTACCGAGCTGTATGAACGCATCCGCGATGCCCGCCTGCATGAAGGCGTGGTGCCGGGCAGCGTGCAGCAGCGCGACGTGGCCGCCGACTACGTGCAGCGCATCGCCGATGACGTGCAGCTGGATCGCCCGTTGAAAGTCGTGGTGGATGCCGGCAACGGCGTCGCCGGCGATTTCGCCCCGCGCCTGCTGGAATCGATCGGCGCCGAAGTCATTCCGCTGTACTGCGACGTGGACGGGACCTTCCCCAACCACCACCCGGATCCGAGCGAGCCGCACAACCTGGAAGATCTCATCCAGACCGTGAAGCGTTTCGACGCGGATCTGGGTTTGGCTTTCGACGGAGACGGTGATCGCCTGGGCGTGGTGACCGCGCAGGGCGAGATCATCTTCCCCGATCGCCTGCTGATGCTGTTTGCCGCCGACGTGCTGGAACGCAATCCCGGCGCCATGATCATTTACGACGTGAAGTGCACCGGCAAGCTGCAGGGCTGGGTGCTGCGCCACGGCGGCACGCCGATGATGTGGAAGACCGGGCATTCGCTGATCAAGGCCAAGATGCGCGAGACCAGTGCCGAACTGGCCGGCGAGATGAGCGGCCATTTCTTCTTCCAGGAGCGCTGGTTCGGCTTCGACGACGGCATGTACGCAGCCGCGCGCCTGCTGGAAATCCTGGCGCTGCGCGCGGAAACGCCCACCCAGGTGTTGAACGCCTTGCCGGACGGCATCGCCACGCCGGAGATCAAGGTGCCGGTGGAGGCGGAAACCCCGCACGCGGTGGTGCAGCGCTTCGTGGAAACCGCCCGTTTCGAGGGCGCGCGCCTGTCCACCATCGATGGGCTGCGGGCGGACTGGGAAGATGGCTGGGGCCTGGTGCGCGCTTCCAACACCACGCCGGTGCTGGTGCTGCGCTTTGAGGCCGACAACGAAGCGGCACTGGAACGCATCAAGACCCAGTTCCGCGCCCATCTGAGCCTGGTGGCGCCGGAATTGACGCCGACGTTCTGA
- the dut gene encoding dUTP diphosphatase: MKVAGTQAVEVKLLDPRFGDEWPLPAYATSASAGMDLRAALEAALTLQPGDAALIPSGISLHLADPHLCAVVLPRSGLGHRHGIVLGNGTGLIDADYQGPLLISVWNRGHEAFTVHPGDRIAQLVVLPIVRVEFQVVDTFAEHAGSARGAGGFGHTGVR; the protein is encoded by the coding sequence ATGAAGGTTGCCGGGACGCAGGCCGTGGAAGTGAAGTTGCTGGACCCCCGTTTCGGTGACGAATGGCCGCTGCCGGCCTACGCCACGTCCGCTAGCGCCGGCATGGATCTGCGCGCCGCCCTCGAGGCCGCGCTGACCCTGCAACCCGGCGATGCCGCGCTGATACCCAGCGGCATTTCCCTCCATCTGGCCGATCCCCACCTGTGCGCGGTCGTCCTGCCCCGTTCCGGTCTGGGCCATCGGCATGGCATCGTGCTGGGCAACGGCACGGGCCTGATCGATGCCGACTACCAGGGACCGCTGTTGATCAGCGTCTGGAACCGCGGCCACGAGGCCTTCACCGTGCATCCCGGGGATCGTATTGCACAGTTGGTGGTGTTGCCGATCGTGCGCGTGGAGTTCCAGGTGGTGGATACGTTTGCCGAACATGCGGGTAGTGCAAGGGGAGCCGGCGGCTTCGGCCATACCGGCGTGCGCTGA
- the coaBC gene encoding bifunctional phosphopantothenoylcysteine decarboxylase/phosphopantothenate--cysteine ligase CoaBC has protein sequence MTASPPPGSLQGQRLLLCVGGGIAAYKALELVRRLRDAGAVVQVAMTEGAQQFVTPLSFQALSGQPVRTSLWDSAAEAAMGHIELARWADRILVAPATADLLARLSHGFANDLVTTLCLATTAPITVAPAMNHRMWLHPATQANIATLRERGVQIIGPEDGPLAEGESGPGRLSEPEQIVAALGSAAAVPPTHAGELAGLKVVVSAGPTYEDLDPVRYLGNRSSGKMGFAVAASAARRGAEVVLVAGPVQLPTPSGVKRIDVRSAAQMREAVFGAFPADIYIGAAAVADYSPRVSVQNKIKKTGETLTLDLVRTPDILAEVAAQTQGLKLVVGFAAETENVAHYARGKLQAKRLDMIVANQVGIAGGGFESDQNAMTAYWNGGERDFSTAPKTQLADALMDLIVERMNA, from the coding sequence GTGACCGCAAGCCCGCCGCCCGGTTCCCTTCAAGGCCAGCGCCTGCTTCTTTGCGTGGGCGGCGGCATCGCCGCCTACAAGGCCCTGGAACTGGTGCGCCGGCTGCGCGATGCCGGGGCCGTGGTGCAGGTGGCCATGACCGAAGGCGCGCAGCAGTTCGTCACGCCGTTGAGTTTCCAGGCCCTGTCCGGCCAGCCCGTGCGCACCAGCCTGTGGGACAGCGCGGCAGAAGCCGCGATGGGCCATATCGAACTGGCCCGCTGGGCCGACCGGATCCTGGTGGCGCCGGCCACCGCCGACCTTCTCGCGCGGCTGAGCCACGGCTTTGCCAATGACCTGGTCACTACACTCTGCCTGGCCACCACGGCACCGATCACCGTGGCGCCGGCGATGAACCACCGGATGTGGCTGCATCCGGCCACCCAGGCCAACATCGCGACGCTGCGCGAACGCGGCGTGCAGATCATTGGCCCCGAGGACGGCCCGCTGGCCGAAGGCGAGTCCGGGCCCGGCCGCCTCAGCGAGCCCGAGCAGATCGTGGCCGCGCTCGGTTCGGCCGCTGCGGTGCCGCCGACCCATGCCGGCGAGCTGGCCGGACTGAAGGTCGTGGTCAGCGCCGGCCCCACGTACGAAGACCTGGACCCGGTGCGTTACCTGGGCAACCGCAGCAGCGGCAAGATGGGTTTCGCCGTCGCCGCCAGCGCCGCCCGCCGCGGCGCCGAGGTAGTCCTGGTCGCCGGGCCGGTGCAGCTGCCGACACCATCCGGGGTCAAGCGCATCGATGTGCGATCCGCCGCGCAGATGCGTGAAGCGGTGTTCGGCGCGTTTCCCGCCGACATCTACATCGGCGCGGCTGCCGTGGCCGACTATTCGCCGCGGGTATCGGTGCAGAACAAGATCAAGAAGACCGGCGAGACTCTGACCCTGGACCTGGTGCGCACGCCGGACATCCTGGCCGAAGTCGCCGCCCAGACCCAGGGTTTGAAGCTGGTGGTCGGCTTTGCCGCCGAGACCGAGAACGTGGCCCACTATGCCCGCGGCAAACTCCAGGCCAAGCGCCTTGACATGATCGTGGCCAACCAGGTGGGCATCGCGGGGGGCGGTTTCGAGAGTGACCAGAACGCGATGACCGCCTACTGGAATGGCGGCGAACGCGATTTCTCGACCGCCCCCAAGACGCAGTTGGCGGATGCCCTGATGGATTTGATCGTGGAGCGAATGAACGCATGA